The Lynx canadensis isolate LIC74 chromosome A2, mLynCan4.pri.v2, whole genome shotgun sequence DNA segment CCCCACCAGCTTCCTAAGCATTCCTGGGGGTCTCTGATTAGGTAACACAACGTTGatatttacttcttattttcctttcttcttctcagtCCCACTTCATTGGGTTATGACTGTGTTCCACAGATATTACCGCATCCACCATGTTCCATCCACCTTCTACTATAGTTGAAGCATTGGAGCTTGGGAAATGCCAAGGCTGCATGGGTGGTGCCATGAAGTGGGAAAATACAGTTCACTGACCTTTCTATGCAACAGCAGCAGTGGTGCTGAGGTCTGACGCATGGCACAGAGTCTTTGGTGAGAGTGGTCTCTCAGACTATGCTTCTGTTTCACATCCTCAGTTTCAAATGTGAATTTAAGGGATGGCTGGCTTTACTTGGAGACAAATTGGAATGACAGACCCAAGACCAGATGGGAATTTCCATTCCCTTCCAGGGACTAAGTCTTTCTTTCACAGTCTAGCTTGAGATAACTGTGTCCTTTTCCCCATAGGTTGGCTTTTTCTCAGCAGGTGCTTCAGTCTTCTAGTGAGAGAGCCAGAATTTCAGTTCATCACGCATGCTTGATTCATATAAAAGGTGAAACCACAGTCACCAGGATGCCTTAAGAGATGAAGCTGTCTTTAGGAAAAATACCTTGATAAGTGCCTGGAGCAGACGGAAGCTGAGACCCAAAGGCCTGAGAGTTGGGTGTTGCCAAGACACTTTGTTGCAGGTGGGCCAGGGTGAATAGGGGAGAAATGATGAACAAGATGTCATGGGAAGAGAGTGGGGCTAGTTTTTGCAAAGGAAAGAGTATGAGAGAGTTCTGTGGGATTGAGAAGGCTGAAAAAGGGCTTCCAAAGCACAGGAAAGTCCTACAGGTGATTTTTAATTGAGTACTATGCAACTCTTATATTCTTACCCATTTGAGGAGGACTTTGGACTATGACCGAGCACAtatagaagagaatagaaaatttaAGCCAATGTAGTTCAGATTTTACAAAGTAAGAGGAGTTTCCCAGCTGATCCCTGGGTTATATATCGAAAACCAGCTAAGCCTCAATCTAGGAATCTTCCTAGAAAGTTCTGTCCAATTTGTAGTACAATAGACAGGCAAGAATCCAACCAATGGAAACTATCTACAATTGACCCAGTTAGATTGCCAATATTTGGAGAGGTTCTAGGATGAACCCAGACTGGGTCAGTAGTCTGCTATTCTGGGAAGAGTATAGTTTCTtggtgaatgaaaataaaagaggggtTCATTTTTGACTTGAGTTTTAGAGGAATTAAGGGACAGTATTTGGTAGAGaaccaaataagaaaatttatGTCATTGGATAAAGGTTTAGAAGCAgtagcagcagagagagagagagagatggcaagaCCTTTTCTTGACTAAGTTTAGGAAAGTGGATTGAGGGGTTAGCATGGGGAATATTCAGGGTGTGGGCAATAAATTCTTGAGGGGAAGGGATTCATATTAATGCATAAAGTAATTGGCAGTCatgaaaaggataaaataaaaatgcatgagaAAGTTGGGACCAACGTGGCGATTGTGGAAAGCAAATGAAGGAGTGTCATGGAATAGAGAAAGAATTGATTAGAGATAGATGGCTGTGGGATGAAGGAGAATGAGGCTTGCACATATGGTGTATTACTATTACATGGGGGATTGTCAAGAATAATGCTGGTTATTGGTATTAGTTGTGTCAATGCATACTCCCATTTACCCAGGGGTCTTGTTGTACCCTGTGCCTCAGTCAGTCTCTAGGCTCCAGCACCTTATCTTGAAAACTTTTTCAATTTAGGGATGCTCGGCATTAGTTAAGCGGCGTGAATAGAGACTATAGCACAGATGACAGCTCCCCAAGCCCCGAACCAAGACCTCTTATCCAATGAGATACTCATAATAGAGATGAGTAGGGTCAGCAAGTAAGAAGTGAAGAGGACGAGGAAAATGGTGAGAGACCTGAGGGCAGTGGTGTGAGCTTTCAGGCTGGAGCTGCAGTGACCAGTGCTATGGTGTTGCATCCGCTCCATGTGTTGGAACAGTGAGGCCATGGGCATGATGGTGGAGGCCAGGAACAGGAGGAAAGGAATAACCAATGCAACCATTAGATGAGATATGGTAAACAAATGGAATGTCTTAAGTCCCTTAACCATAGTGCTGTTTGTAGAGAAACGCCCCACGGTGATTAAGCGAACATTGACACAATTCCTAATAGTTGAAAAGATGATTGACacacaaaaaaccaacaaagaacCCAGCAACAGCCAAGGAACAAATCTC contains these protein-coding regions:
- the TAS2R16 gene encoding LOW QUALITY PROTEIN: taste receptor type 2 member 16 (The sequence of the model RefSeq protein was modified relative to this genomic sequence to represent the inferred CDS: inserted 2 bases in 1 codon; deleted 1 base in 1 codon; substituted 2 bases at 2 genomic stop codons), which gives rise to MMPLRLTIFFITIYVLKSLRVIMQRSLMFAVLGXEWVQAKRLSSVDLSLICLGICCFCLQWASVLYNFCSYFNPNYVFWYLTITXEFTNTLTFWLTSLLAVFYCVKVSSFTSHLFXLRWRMLRFVPWLLLGSLLVFCVSIIFSTIRNCVNVRLITVGRFSTNSTMVKGLKTFHLFTISHLMVALVIPFLLFLASTIMPMASLFQHMERMQHHSTGHCSSSLKAHTTALRSLTIFLVLFTSYLLTLLISIMSISLDKRSWFGAWGAVICAIVSIHAA